One Ureaplasma urealyticum serovar 8 str. ATCC 27618 genomic window carries:
- the rpmG gene encoding 50S ribosomal protein L33 produces the protein MVKKIILVCETCMSRNYQTTRNKFATSRLELNKYCKKCNMKTLHKETR, from the coding sequence ATGGTTAAGAAAATAATACTAGTTTGTGAAACATGCATGAGTAGAAACTATCAAACAACGCGTAATAAATTTGCTACATCGCGGCTTGAATTAAATAAGTATTGTAAAAAATGCAATATGAAAACACTGCATAAGGAAACAAGATAA